The following proteins come from a genomic window of Melioribacteraceae bacterium 4301-Me:
- the amrB gene encoding AmmeMemoRadiSam system protein B codes for MKTKYLILFPIFFILSFMNTFSQTIRPIRDNVGFCWKPDEMTKFVNYMDKHFSDEFKDSIPGKLIAGISPHDDYLYAGRIYYPLYKLIRAKEVVIFGVTHGTVRNAMNDPKNVLIFDDFSKWHGPFKDVQISPLREKLKLELDPDDYMVSDKAQMIEHSIEALIPFLQYYNRDVEITPIMVTAMSYEKMEKISDKLADIIIDYIKINKLELGKDIFFLISTDANHYGKDFENAPFGEDQRAHEIATERDEKIAKEAFNGEISKQKVFQLTKEIWPNEKSTKPIPIWCGRYPIVMGLLTINNLVQKLDIGNLYGKLLIYSDTVTEGVIPIKGTGMGTTAPFSYKHWVGFFSSVFFVK; via the coding sequence ATTAGAGACAATGTGGGTTTTTGCTGGAAACCTGATGAGATGACGAAGTTCGTTAATTACATGGACAAGCATTTCTCTGATGAGTTCAAAGACAGTATTCCAGGAAAATTAATTGCAGGAATTTCACCCCATGATGATTATTTATATGCCGGCAGAATTTACTACCCGCTTTATAAATTAATCCGTGCTAAAGAAGTTGTTATTTTTGGTGTGACTCACGGGACTGTGCGAAATGCTATGAACGACCCAAAAAATGTTTTGATTTTTGATGACTTTAGCAAGTGGCATGGTCCATTTAAAGATGTTCAAATTTCACCTTTGAGGGAAAAGCTTAAATTGGAATTAGACCCTGATGATTACATGGTAAGCGATAAAGCGCAGATGATTGAACATTCTATAGAAGCATTAATTCCTTTCCTGCAATATTATAATAGAGATGTAGAAATCACACCTATTATGGTTACAGCCATGTCATATGAAAAAATGGAAAAGATTAGTGATAAACTTGCAGACATAATAATAGACTACATTAAAATAAATAAACTGGAATTAGGCAAAGATATTTTCTTTTTAATTTCTACAGATGCTAATCATTATGGAAAAGATTTTGAAAATGCTCCTTTTGGAGAGGATCAGAGGGCACATGAAATTGCTACGGAAAGAGATGAAAAAATTGCAAAAGAAGCTTTCAATGGTGAAATATCAAAACAAAAAGTCTTTCAGTTGACAAAAGAAATATGGCCAAATGAAAAATCCACAAAACCAATTCCAATTTGGTGTGGACGCTATCCAATAGTTATGGGTTTATTAACTATTAATAACTTAGTTCAAAAGTTAGATATTGGTAATCTTTATGGAAAACTTCTTATTTATTCAGATACAGTTACAGAAGGAGTTATTCCAATTAAAGGTACTGGTATGGGAACTACAGCTCCCTTTTCATACAAACACTGGGTCGGGTTCTTTTCTTCCGTTTTTTTTGTTAAATAA
- a CDS encoding DUF5763 domain-containing protein has translation MNQIKRESDFVKEKSAQKQTNQKNNTDKKEKVYRQCKAILKNGKRCSRKAQEGSDYCWQHQNKNKD, from the coding sequence TTGAATCAAATAAAAAGAGAAAGTGACTTTGTGAAGGAAAAATCAGCCCAAAAGCAGACTAATCAAAAAAACAACACCGATAAAAAAGAAAAAGTTTATAGACAATGTAAAGCCATTTTAAAAAATGGTAAACGATGCTCTCGAAAAGCACAGGAGGGTAGCGACTACTGTTGGCAGCATCAAAACAAAAATAAAGATTGA